A genome region from Bradysia coprophila strain Holo2 chromosome X unlocalized genomic scaffold, BU_Bcop_v1 contig_98, whole genome shotgun sequence includes the following:
- the LOC119070548 gene encoding F-box/LRR-repeat protein 4 gives MFRDTDYSQSSSSDDYSTSDFTSDLDQNESDNNQNIILNQYVQEVIDFTSQYGSNFSISYTAFNIIGRPSKYPDYGDYPETFAMRTYGKWWEIVPSTSPEIMPQTIPNIISHDFIILKYEEQVLPEEITIFETYNPGAVIKIWAYTVVKQWICLWEQPSVRCPKFPRMFSPKLKKINVPTNTIRIEFNHSNLDYFTEIDAVLLTGIKCNPVHIPKFITLANKCNERRGPISRKLESVQFKPIVVNADVIIDFLVNDFESFIIESGMVDDEDNAQFTLKDFPSEILFKICSYLDLQSLFQLSEACVKLHQVAVDPLLYTEVNLRPYWNLVNSDLLETLGRRCKFLKKLDMSWCGCSTSLNSQDLIKFLRRCGSNLTHLKLSSVSILNGLCVETIGRVCQNLTELSIRNFPRTEILSESCLEHFKNLERLDLFRSNIELDVLLMVLKNNPKLKHLNLAFSELNMDEVSIQIANCNPGIISIDMWKSHALSSVGLLALSNCTKLEEVDFGWCLREEATPSESLKALVKGCPNLKKLFFASIRGLTDRDLENIAIYCENLEQLDLMGVMGISTDKCYEILTKCTKLKLIDLSFCDHLDDIQLRLWQQEFRAHIKRGFVPSDLGN, from the exons CTTTAGTATATCGTACACTGCATTCAACATCATTGGTAGACCATCCAAATATCCAGACTATGGAGACTATCCGGAAACGTTCGCAATG CGAACCTATGGCAAGTGGTGGGAAATTGTACCGTCTACGTCGCCGGAAATAATGCCACAGACGATTCCGAACATAATTTCGCATGATTTTATTA ttCTTAAATACGAAGAACAAGTTTTACCTGAAGAAATCACTATATTTGAAACATATAATCCTGGAGCTGTGATAAAAATCTGGGCATACACTGTAGTTAAGCAGTGGATCTGCTTATGGGAGCAACCATCAGTACGGTGTCCGAAATTCCCGAGAATGTTTTCTCCGAAGCTGAAGAAAATCAACGTTCCGACtaa CACCATCCGAATCGAGTTCAACCACTCAAATTTGGACTATTTTACTGAAATCGATGCGGTTCTACTCACCGGCATCAAGTGCAATCCAGTGCATATACCAAAGTTCATTACATTAGCAAATAAATGCAATGAACGCAGGGGACCGATTAGCAGGAAACTGGAGAGTGTGCAATTCAAGCCGATTGTCGTAAATGCTGATGTGATAATTGATTTTCTGGTCAACGACTTTGAGAGTTTCATCATCGAATCGGGAATGGTTGATGATGAAGATAATGCTCAATTTACATTGAAAGACTTCCCG TCGGAGATACTCTTCAAAATTTGCTCATACTTGGATCTACAGTCTCTGTTTCAATTGTCGGAAGCGTGCGTGAAGTTGCATCAAGTTGCTGTAGATCCGTTGCTTTACACTGAAGTCAATTTACGACCGTACTGGAACTTGGTCAATTCAGACTTGTTGGAGACATTGGGACGAAG atgcaaatttttaaagaaattggaCATGTCATGGTGTGGCTGTTCGACGTCTTTAAATAGTCAAGATCTAATCAAATTTCTGCGTCGATGTGGCAGCAATTTGACACACTTGAAGCTAAGCAGCGTAAGCATTTTGAATGGTCTGTGTGTGGAAACCATTGGAAGAGTGTGCCAAAATTTGACCG AGCTTTCAATACGAAATTTTCCGAGAACTGAAATACTATCCGAATCGTGCTTGgaacatttcaaaaatctgGAACGTCTCGACTTATTCCGTTCGAATATTGAGCTGGACGTGCTGCTAATGGTTCTGAAGAATAATCCAAAACTGAagcatttaaatttgg CCTTTTCCGAACTGAACATGGATGAAGTGTCTATTCAAATAGCCAATTGCAATCCGGGAATCATATCGATTGATATGTGGAAGTCTCACGCCCTGTCATCGGTTGGTTTATTGGCATTATCGAATTGTACAAAACTCGAAGAGGTTGATTTCGGATGGTG CTTGCGTGAAGAGGCCACTCCCAGCGAGAGTCTAAAGGCGCTAGTCAAAGGTTGTCCTAATTTAAAGAAACTATTTTTCGCCTCAATTAGGGGGCTCACTGATCGAGACTTGGAGAACATTGCTATTTATTGTGAGAATCTGGAGCAATTGGATTTGATGGGTGTGATGGGAATATCGACGGATAAATGTTATGA AATACTCACTAAGTGTACCAAACTGAAATTAATAGATTTGAGCTTTTGTGATCACTTGGATGATATACAA CTTCGATTATGGCAACAAGAATTCCGTGCTCATATAAAACGAGGTTTTGTGCCTTCCGATTTGGGTAATTAG
- the LOC119070549 gene encoding uncharacterized protein LOC119070549, with protein MGWIRKKCFAVMVVLLNLTLLAHCRDEYARKQYVESSDVISFPEEVPTNVKKQVNYESENIYEMPLEMIQRINSLENVTQFIDEFISKESADPRETMLLARFTEVMAQERSAGLTPQPALCTPQLAVVPLKPEHEPEDPSVIYFPSCTRIKQCGGCCTHKLLECQPIETEIKTFVIIKSQYTGNAKMPLKEKVPVVVEEHTKCKCDCRIKENDCKRNQIYIKSQCKCECTNVDDHNKCLSETSKIWDSDDCTCRCRDSKDCTTGTYYDESTCSCIGETSFTINPGKQTVVDRKRFILKPIAVLQSEESKYQTDIK; from the exons atgggcTGGATAAGGAAGAAGTGCTTTGCCGTAATGGTGGTTctattaaatttaacattaCTTGCACATTGTCGCGACGAATATGCAAGAAAACAGTACGTTGAATCAAGTGATGTGATATCGTTCCCAGAAGAAGTTCCTACAAATGTAAAGAAACAAGTCAACTACGAgtccgaaaatatttatgaa atgCCGTTGGAGATGATACAAAGAATAAATAGTTTAGAAAATGTTACACAATTCATCGATGAATTCATTTCGAAAGAGTCTGCTGATCCTCGAGAGACAATGCTGTTAG cTCGATTTACCGAAGTCATGGCCCAAGAAAGGAGTGCTGGTTTGACGCCACAACCAGCTCTGTGCACACCACAGTTAGCTGTGGTACCATTAAAGCCAGAACACGAACCAGAAGATCCTTCAGTAATTTACTTTCCGTCTTGCACAAG aatCAAACAATGCGGTGGCTGCTGTACGCATAAACTGTTAGAGTGTCAACCCATCGAAACGGAAATCAAAACATTTGTG ATAATCAAATCACAATACACCGGAAATGCAAAGATGCCGCTTAAAGAAAAGGTCCCAGTGGTGGTCGAAGAGCACACAAAATGCAAATGTGATTGTAGGATAAAGGAGAATGACTGTAAACGTAATCAAATTTACATCAAATCACAATGCAAGTGTGAATGCACCAATGTGGATGATCACAATAAATGCTTATCG GAAACCTCAAAGATTTGGGACTCCGATGACTGTACGTGCAGGTGTAGAGATTCAAAGGATTGTACGACTGGAACGTACTACGATGAAAGCACGTGCAGTTGCATTGGG GAAACTTCATTCACCATTAATCCAGGGAAGCAGACGGTCGTTGATCGGAAACGTTTTATACTGAAACCGATTGCTGTTCTTCAGTCGGAagaatcaaaatatcaaacagATATTAAGTAA
- the LOC119070551 gene encoding uncharacterized protein LOC119070551: MEPNDVLKKFIDVCSNKDDKCTRYSFASNGILEWFGRNIKDNNKIFEYIRYNLSHQYEHIFSVAIRCDAFEEKPLHRATRRQPSDTITNVDSSSKSDDVFETPPSSSATKESDDMTTPERKKQQDASKIHEFSDTDDEPSFPRSPRITRSAQKRCSDAPYPQSPSKRNRKTDHKESEQLRLNAETSELPDPSKNTEIKYIEAVGTVRKLRKLKHRGIDSRSKEIRIYESPTGRHWESGNTKLKISYRENVNQSDLQFVLVIYQHIDNSPRCRRDLMTEFAKTCSDETTDVQKSEKKGKTNKNLKMRRLRF, encoded by the exons ATGGAGCCGAATGatgttttaaagaaatttatcgATGTGTGCTCCAACAAAGATGACAAGTGCACAAGGTACTCGTTTGCTTCGAACGGCATTTTGGAGTGGTTTGGACGGAATATTAAggacaacaataaaattttcgaatacaTAAG ATACAACTTAAGCCATCAGTATGAACACATATTTAGCGTTGCAATCCGATGTGACgcatttgaagaaaaacctCTACACAGAGCAAC tcGACGACAACCCTCAGACACAATAACGAATGTTGATAGCAGCTCAAAATCAGACGATGTCTTCGAAACTCCCCCGAGTAGTTCTGCAACTAAGGAATCCGATGATATGACTACACCGGAAAGGAAAAAACAACAGGATGCTAGCAAAATTCACGAGTTCAGCGATACCGATGACGAGCCATCGTTTCCGAGGTCACCTCGAATCACAAGAAGTGCACAGAAGCGATGCTCGGATGCACCATATCCGCAGTCACCATCGAAACGAAATAGAAAGACCGATCACAAAGAAAGTGAACAGTTGCGTTTAAATGCCGAAACGTCGGAGCTCCCGGACCCATCAAAAAACACTGAAATAAAATACATTGAGGCCGTTGGAACGGTACGTAAATTACGTAAACTTAAACATCGCGGCATAGATTCAAGGTCCAAGGAAATACGAATTTATGAGAGTCCTACGGGTAGGCATTGGGAGTCTGGGAATACAAAACTAAAAATCTCCTACAGGGAGAACGTCAATCAAAGTGACCTGCAATTTGTACTAGTTATCTATCAGCATATTGATAATAGCCCGCGATGTAGGAGAGACTTAATGACAGAGTTCGCAAAAACGTGCTCTGACGAAACCACCGATGTacaaaaaagtgagaaaaaaggtaaaacaaataaaaatttaaaaatgagaaGACTACGATTCTAA